A genome region from Glycine max cultivar Williams 82 chromosome 5, Glycine_max_v4.0, whole genome shotgun sequence includes the following:
- the LOC100807732 gene encoding photosystem I reaction center subunit III, chloroplastic gives MSLTIPSNLSKPAALRPKLSPKLRSAATTTIVCSTTNNNNNNNVSSDLKAFSAALALSSILLSAPLPAGADISGLTPCKESKQFAKREKQSIKKLESSLKLYEAGSAPALAIKASVEKTKRRFDNYAKQGLLCGGDGLPHLIVSGDQRHWGEFITPGILFLYISGWIGWVGRSYLIAIRDEKKPTMKEIIIDVPLASRLLFRGFSWPVAAYRELINGDLIAKDV, from the coding sequence GCCCAAAGCTAAGGTCCGCCGCCACAACCACCATCGTCTGCAGcaccaccaacaacaacaacaacaacaacgtgtCCTCCGACCTGAAGGCGTTCTCCGCCGCGCTGGCCCTCTCCTCCATCCTCCTCTCCGCCCCTCTCCCCGCCGGCGCCGACATCTCGGGGCTCACCCCATGCAAGGAGTCGAAGCAGTTCGCGAAGCGTGAGAAGCAGTCGATAAAGAAGCTGGAGTCGTCGCTGAAGCTCTACGAGGCGGGCAGCGCCCCCGCACTGGCCATTAAGGCGAGCGTGGAGAAGACGAAGAGGAGGTTCGACAACTACGCGAAGCAGGGGTTGCTGTGCGGCGGCGATGGGTTGCCGCACCTGATCGTGAGCGGAGACCAGAGGCACTGGGGTGAGTTCATCACACCCGGAATACTATTCCTGTACATCTCGGGATGGATCGGCTGGGTGGGTCGGAGCTACCTGATTGCGATCAGGGACGAGAAGAAACCCACCATGAAGGAGATCATCATCGATGTTCCTCTGGCTTCTCGCTTGCTCTTCAGGGGTTTCAGCTGGCCCGTTGCTGCCTACAGAGAACTCATCAACGGCGACCTCATTGCCAAGGATGTCTAG